From one Pieris brassicae chromosome 5, ilPieBrab1.1, whole genome shotgun sequence genomic stretch:
- the LOC123709229 gene encoding oxysterol-binding protein-related protein 11 gives MIKASCLSSNRPLSGQLYKYTNVVKGWQQRWFAVDPETGVLTYYLFDGPGDTVQPGQPARGEAHLAGAVICPSDEDSKTFTINCASGDMLKLRATDARARQEWVNGLRAIAEVHTKAMGANPPLQPREQLAVHDAMASARQQLQTTELSDAALARCIESSDSPFAHTDQDLLLLKATSAASMQCLLQCLGILMRQQQYATATIKNSNNDSH, from the exons ATGATCAAAGCTTCGTGTCTTAGTTCCAACAGACCCTTATCGGGGCAATTGTATAAATACACTAATGTTGTGAAGGGTTGGCAACAAAGATGGTTTGCTGTGGATCCAGAAACTGGAGTTCttacatattatttgtttgatgGTCCAGGTGACACAGTACAGCCAGGGCAACCAGCTAGAGGAGAG GCACATTTAGCTGGGGCTGTAATTTGTCCAAGCGATGAAGACTCAAAAACCTTTACCATAAATTGTGCTTCAGGAGACATGCTTAAACTAAGAGCAACAGATGCAAGGGCTAGACAAGAATGGGTTAATGGTTTGAGAGCAATTGCAGAAGTTCATACAAAG GCAATGGGAGCTAATCCACCATTGCAGCCAAGAGAGCAACTAGCTGTTCATGATGCTATGGCTTCAGCTAGGCAGCAGCTTCAGACTACTGAGCTTAG TGATGCCGCATTAGCCAGATGCATAGAATCGTCAGATTCACCCTTTGCACACACCGATCAAGACTTATTACTGTTGAAG gcAACTTCTGCTGCAAGTATGCAATGCCTTCTACAATGTTTAGGTATATTAATGCGCCAACAGCAATATGCTACTGCTACTATAAAGAATTCCAACAATGATTCTCACTGA